The nucleotide sequence TTGCAGGAGATTTATATTCGATCAGTGCGCGAGTGACTACAAAGTCGAGGCCATTCTTCTCTAACTCACCCATATAATCGTACTTTAAATATCTCATGTACTCATTCAGAGCCGTATCGAAATAGGTAAGATAATGTGCATTAAATACTACCGCTTGTGCATCGATCTCCGAATAACGCACTCTTAGAATATAAAAAAATTCCGATTCGTCAGAAGGCATAGATGATATTCGTTCTGCTGCTCAAACCAGCCATTAATTTATTCTCAAGCAAACAAAGTATTTATACAGGTTATAGGCCCAAAGCGTCTAAAACTTTCTGCAGAGCATCCAAACTCGGATACGCGATGCTAAGTTTTCCTTTTCCAGAAGAAGAATTATGAGTGATATCTACTTTCATAGAATATTTTTTACGGAACTTATTCTCAAGCTCTACGATATCCACTTCTTTACGTTTGGATTTTTTCTTTTCTCTGACCGGAGCTTCTTCCGTTAGATTTGCTACAATGTCTTCTACCTGTCTAACCGTGAGACCTTTCTCAGCAATTTGATAAGCAAGCTGCTCCGATTTTTTACGATCCGCAATAGAGAGAAGAGGTCTTGCATGACCTTCGGATATTCTTCCGTTCTTTACCAGATCCATAACGGAATCAGGCAATTGTAAAAGACGAATTAAATTGGAAACAGTGGCTCTATTTTTACCGACGCGAGATGCAATATCGGTAATCTTTAATCCTGATTTTTCGGAGAGAGTCTTGTAAGCTAAGGCTTCTTCGATCGGGTTTAGATTTTCTCTTTGAATATTTTCGATAAGAGCCATTTCCAAAGTTTGTTGGACATTGGCCTTTTTAACAACGACCGGAATTTTCATGAAGCCTGCGATTTTACACGCGCGGTATCTTCTTTCTCCGGAGATGATCTCGTATCCGGAACCGGTATCTTTTACTACGATCGGTTGGATGACTCCATGCGCCTTGATTGTCTCCGCAAGTTCGCGCAAAGAGTCTTCGTTAAAAGTTCTTCTGGGTTGATCGGGATTCGGACGGATCTCGGAAAGTTTTACTTCTTTGAGTGAACCTTCTCCTCCCGCTTCTTTGAAAGATCTTTCTTCCGAAACAGGGATTAAATTTCCGAGTCCCCTTCCTAATGCTTTCGGTTTTGCGCTAGCACTCATTAATTTTTACCAGCGACTTCTAACGCGAGACTTCTGTAACTTTGAGCTCCGATCCCTTCCGGATCATAAGAAAGAATGGACTTACCGAAAGAAGGGGCTTCCGAAAGTTTAATGTTCCTTGGGATAACCGTAGTATATACTTTCTCTTTAAAATAAGACTTAACATCTTCTGCAACTTGTTGCGCAAGATTGGTTCTCTTATCGAACATCGTAAGCAATACACCTTCGAGTTCGAGAGAAGGATTTAATTTTTCCTGAACTAATGAGATGATCTTCATTAACTGAGTCAATCCTTCCAAAGCAAAATATTCCGTTTGGAGAGTGATCATCACACTATCAGCCGCAGACAATGCATTGATGGTAAGAACACCAAGAGAAGGAGGACAGTCGATCAGGATATAATCGTACTCGGTTCTCAAATGACCGATCGCATTTTTTAAACGAAACTCACGATTTTCTTCCCCCAATAAGTCGGCTTCTGCGCCCGACAAATTGATATTGGAAGGAATGATATGAAGGTTTTCGATATCGGTCCTTTTGATACATTCCGCTGCCGAAGATTCTCCGATCAAAAGTTCATAAGAAGTGTTTTGGAGAGTGTTGATCTCAAATCCTAAACCGGATCCTGAGTTACCTTGCGGATCAAAATCTACGATCAGTACTTTTTTGCCGATCGCAGCTAGATTTGCCGCAAGATTGATGGAGGTAGTAGTCTTTCCTACGCCGCCTTTTTGATTACTAATGGATACTATCTTTCCCATAGAATTCTTTGCTCTCCTTTTCGAGAAGCTTCCAAGCCCTAGGGATACCTTGCCTTGCCGATCCGACCTTTTTCAAGAATTTAATATGTCGCATGCCTAAAAATTCAAGTTCAGGCAAAAAGACAGTTTTCTCTTCTTCAAAACCACTGTCCTTTAAGATCTTCTTTTCAATCTTACCATCAAACTCGTCTTTCCCAATAAATGGGACATAATATCCACCTTTTATAATACATCTACTTAAGACTTCTGCGCTCCAAGGGTAAGGCACGAATCCCCTAGAAACACCCAAATTCCAGTCAGTTTTCCAGTCCTCCGCTCTTGCAAAAAGGAATTCAACACCTGCAATCTTGTTTTCTTTCACAAAGTTTTCCGTATGAGAGAGCTTTCTTCTTTGTGAATCCAACAGAACCAATGTAGGCCTTTCTTTCTCTACTAAACAACGAAAGAAGAAGCCTGGTATGCCTGGACCAGTGCCAGCATCTCCCACCTTCATCTTGTTAAACGATCCGAGTATACTACGGATCTTATAAACGTGAAAGATAGATTCTAAAACATGGCGATCTAGGATCTCATTTGTATCTCTTTTTGAGAAAAATCCACCCGCTTGGTTTTTATCTTTTAAGAAGGATAAGAATGAAGAGACAAGTTCCCAATCGAATAAGGGAAGGATCAGTTCTGCGTCTTTTGGAAATCTATATTTTACCGCGGCTTGGATCCCATCCGGATCATGGGTAAAGTCCGGATGGCTTGTCTCTGTTTCTGTCATTCTACTTTGCGACTTGGTGATTGTATTCTATAATGGACTTGAATAAAATTTCAATCCCCATCTTGAGCTGAGAAACACTCATGCTCTCATTCTTACCATGAATTCCGTCTATCTCTTCCGAGGAAAGTAATGCGGGAATGAGTCCGTAACATTTTAATCCGATCTGTCTGAGATAAGAACTGTCCGTGGTCCCTGGTGATAAGAATGGAGTGGCGATTGATCCCGGCTCTACAGCAGTTACGGTTCCCGCAAGAACTCTAAATAATAATCCGTCCATTGGAGAAATACTGCCGGACTCTAAGTGACGAGCGCTAACTTCCACTCCGTATTTTTCTCCGAGCGCTTTAATTTCTTCGAAGAACTTTTTCTCATCAAATCCGGGAAGAATTCGGATGTCTAAGGAACCTGTTGTCTCGGAAGTAATCACATTCGTTCCAACCGGATGACTATCGATCCCGGTTATACTTACCGTGTTCCTAGTCATTGCTCTAAGATGTCGGTTAGAATTGATCACACTTTTTAAAATCAAGAACAACACCGGATTTCTAGATCTCTTTAACACAAACGAATCCGGGAAATTACTAATGTCTCCTAATGAATAAAAGAACGCGGCGGTTTCATCCTTAATCATCGTCTTGTTTCCGATATTCTGTACTTCCTGCAAAAAATCCAACATGGACTTTGCAGCATAAGTTACAGGAGGTGTACTTCCATGCCCGGGTATAGATTTGGCTTTTAAATCCAACCACACAGCACCTTTTTCTGCCAGTTGAATATTAAAAACTTTAGATCCTTTGATTGCGATGTCTTTGGATCCGGTCCCACCTTCGTTCCAAACATATTCATATCCGTTAAATATTTCTTTATGTTTATCTACTAAGAATTTAGCTCCGTATTCCGAGCGGCTTTCTTCGTCTGCGATCGCAAGGAACATTAAATTTCTTTCTAATGGAATCTTCTTTTCATGAATAAGTAAGAAAGCATATAATTGCATGATGCCAAGACCCTTGACATCGACTGCACCTCTTCCATGAATTCGATCTCCCTTTCTTACACCCGAGAATGGAGGAATATCCCAATCTTTGGCATCAGCTTCTACAACATCGATATGATTCGTAAGTATTAAACCTTCCTTCGTTGTATCTTTACCTTTCAACTCGGCAATAAGCGATGCTCTGTCCGGCTTACCAGGATATTCAATGATGCGAGAAGGAATTCCCCTTTTCTCTAAGATAGATTTCAAAAAGAGTGCGCCCTCCTTCTCTTTACCTCTGATCGTTGCTATTCTAATATAAGATTGTAAATCTTTTGCCGCCTCTTCACTGAGAGCCGAGTAATCTAAGGTTGGAATGGTTGCTTCCGGTTGGATGGGTTTGATCCCCTTTTCCGTGAATGCGATCGTATAAAGTACGAAGATCGCAATAAGAGCAAGGACCGTGATCCCGATTTTTTTGAGGGACATATTTCCTCTCCACTAATCTTTCTTTATTGGCTTCTAATGTTTTGGGTGTAGAAGCCCGTAAAAAAATATTCCGTCATCGCACCCCTGCAAGGAGTTTTCCTTTGATTCCGAGAATGGAATGTTATAATTTTATGTAGTTCTCCGATTCGATTAAGATGAGATTTCAAGAATCATACAGATACTATAAGAAGAAAAGACCCCAATATCTGATCTTAATCCGGTATCATTACGGAAGAAACCCATTCAAATTTCCTAAAAAGACTCTTAACATTTTATACAAATAGTCGATGTCTAGAAGGAGGTAGTCTCCATGTTAAAAAGAGTATTCTTCTCCTTCGTTTTTATTTTCTGCATCAGCCCTATCCATTCCTTCACTCCAGGAAAATGGTCTCATACGGATAGGATCATACTAGGTTTCGAAAAAGGTGGGCCAACCCAAGAACTAGTAAAAGATTCCAAAGGAAATTTGATCTATACTGCAAAGTATGAGTATGATCCTTCCGGAAAATTAGTTAAAGAAAACTATATAGGACAAGATGGAAAGCCGGACGGTTTCACTAAGTTCGTATACAAAGACGGTAAAATCCTGAAAGAAGAATTGTATAATAAAGATGGAGTAAACCTTGAGTCCAAAAACTTCGGATATAATAAAGCGGGAGTTCTTTCTTCCATCGAACTAGTCGATCAGAACGGAAAGAATATACTTACCTGCACGATCCTCTCTTGGGGTGAAAATGGTTTAGTGAAAGAAGCTCAAACCGAGTGGGCTGATGCAAAACTGACGGAAAGATTTGCGATCATTAAGGACCCAAACAAGCCAGGGTTATTTCAACAGAATATCTATAATGAAGACAAACAACAAGCGGCATCTACGGTTCTTACTTTCGATTCGAATGGAAAACTTCTGAGCCGCATGAATGTTCAGGGAACGATTGAAAGAATGAACCGGCTCATCTGGGACAAGGACAATCGATTGCAGCAGTTCACTTACTTGATCAAGCAAGGAGATAAATGGGCCGTAGAAAAAACTCATGAGCTTGTTTACGGAAAATAATCATCTACGTTTCACGTGAAACGCTTAAAAGGGAGGGCACTTGCTCTCCCTTTTTCATACCCTGCGCACTAAAAATTAGGTAATTGATATCTAGCAAATTTCAAGAACCAAGAGCTTAAAAGTCTGGACTATGTTTTTAAACTTTCTGAATGGCCGACCTAGTCCAAATAACATTCTCTTTATTCTTCATCCAGCTTGGTTCGTTCTTTACGAGTAACAAATTCTTTAAGTGGTTCCACTGCGATGACTGAGTGGTCCCATCTTAGAGAAGATAAATGCATCTCTTCCTACGCCAGCACCAAGATCTAAGACGACACCTTTCTCTTTCGGAATAGAAGTTATAACGTTTTTGTGAAGATCGAAAAAATCAATCTCTGATGTAGCTTTGAAGACCTCTTTTAGATAGTTTATATATCCTTGAGTGCTTTTTATGAAAACGTTTCATGTGAAACGTTGGAATTCCAACACGCAGTTTCAGATCAACATCCCAAATATAATAATCTGCAAAAGTGAATAAAAAAACCCCGAGGCAACCCGGGGATTTTTCGTTTCTTCAGTAGTCCTTAGAGAAGTTTAAACCGGACTCGGTTTCCTTCCTTTGATGTAGAAAAGAAGCATATCAATATCACTTGGATCCACACCTGAGATTTGAGCCGCCTTTTCTAAATTTAAAGGACGATGTTTCGTAAGTTTCTGGATGGCTTCTTTCTTAATACCTGGTACCAAAGAGTAATCGATTGTCTCCGGTATAGGAGTAGTGAGATATCGATTCTTCCAATCGATAGTATCCTGTTCTCTTTTAATATAACCTTCGTATTTGATCTCCATCTCGATCACTTTTCTGTCTTGAGCGCTCAATTCTTCAGACTCAGGTAAAAGGAATTTAATGTCCTCGAGAGCAATCTCAGGTCTTTTCAAAAAGGAATCCAACTTAGCGCCGTACTTCAAACTTTGGATGCCTTTTCTTTCTAGTAAAGCTTCGAACTCAGGTAGAGGTTTTAGCGGAGTGGATTGTATCTTCTCCTTAACATCGGAGATCTTTTTGTACCTGGTAGTCATCTCATTGAAAGTTTCTTCCGAAACAAGACCCATCTTGTATCCGTACTTCATCAACCTTTGGTCCGCATTATCTTGTCTCAAAAGAAGTCTATGTTCCGCGCGAGATGTGAACATTCTATATGGATCTTCTACACCCTTGTGAACAAGATCATCCACAAGAACTCCGATATAAGATTCTCCTCTAGAGAACAACATCGGCTCCTCTCCTCTTAAAGAAGAAAGTACACTGTAAGCGGCAACTAAACCCTGGGCCGCAGCTTCTTCATAACCTGTTGTGCCGTTGATCTGTCCCGCATGATAAAGACCTTTGATCTTTTTAGTTTCTAAGGTCGGTTTTAGTTCAGTCGGATCCACGTAGTCGTACTCGATCGCATATCCAGGTCTTAAGATCTCTGCTTCTTCTAGACCA is from Leptospira sp. WS58.C1 and encodes:
- a CDS encoding acyl-CoA thioesterase gives rise to the protein MPSDESEFFYILRVRYSEIDAQAVVFNAHYLTYFDTALNEYMRYLKYDYMGELEKNGLDFVVTRALIEYKSPARFDEELKIYVKAGEIKPASIQWNIQVRKLTDNSLVCTGELTWAFLQLESRKPAKLPEVFKNLSSKSRY
- a CDS encoding ParB/RepB/Spo0J family partition protein, with product MSASAKPKALGRGLGNLIPVSEERSFKEAGGEGSLKEVKLSEIRPNPDQPRRTFNEDSLRELAETIKAHGVIQPIVVKDTGSGYEIISGERRYRACKIAGFMKIPVVVKKANVQQTLEMALIENIQRENLNPIEEALAYKTLSEKSGLKITDIASRVGKNRATVSNLIRLLQLPDSVMDLVKNGRISEGHARPLLSIADRKKSEQLAYQIAEKGLTVRQVEDIVANLTEEAPVREKKKSKRKEVDIVELENKFRKKYSMKVDITHNSSSGKGKLSIAYPSLDALQKVLDALGL
- a CDS encoding ParA family protein yields the protein MGKIVSISNQKGGVGKTTTSINLAANLAAIGKKVLIVDFDPQGNSGSGLGFEINTLQNTSYELLIGESSAAECIKRTDIENLHIIPSNINLSGAEADLLGEENREFRLKNAIGHLRTEYDYILIDCPPSLGVLTINALSAADSVMITLQTEYFALEGLTQLMKIISLVQEKLNPSLELEGVLLTMFDKRTNLAQQVAEDVKSYFKEKVYTTVIPRNIKLSEAPSFGKSILSYDPEGIGAQSYRSLALEVAGKN
- a CDS encoding RsmG family class I SAM-dependent methyltransferase, which encodes MTETETSHPDFTHDPDGIQAAVKYRFPKDAELILPLFDWELVSSFLSFLKDKNQAGGFFSKRDTNEILDRHVLESIFHVYKIRSILGSFNKMKVGDAGTGPGIPGFFFRCLVEKERPTLVLLDSQRRKLSHTENFVKENKIAGVEFLFARAEDWKTDWNLGVSRGFVPYPWSAEVLSRCIIKGGYYVPFIGKDEFDGKIEKKILKDSGFEEEKTVFLPELEFLGMRHIKFLKKVGSARQGIPRAWKLLEKESKEFYGKDSIH
- a CDS encoding M20/M25/M40 family metallo-hydrolase — encoded protein: MSLKKIGITVLALIAIFVLYTIAFTEKGIKPIQPEATIPTLDYSALSEEAAKDLQSYIRIATIRGKEKEGALFLKSILEKRGIPSRIIEYPGKPDRASLIAELKGKDTTKEGLILTNHIDVVEADAKDWDIPPFSGVRKGDRIHGRGAVDVKGLGIMQLYAFLLIHEKKIPLERNLMFLAIADEESRSEYGAKFLVDKHKEIFNGYEYVWNEGGTGSKDIAIKGSKVFNIQLAEKGAVWLDLKAKSIPGHGSTPPVTYAAKSMLDFLQEVQNIGNKTMIKDETAAFFYSLGDISNFPDSFVLKRSRNPVLFLILKSVINSNRHLRAMTRNTVSITGIDSHPVGTNVITSETTGSLDIRILPGFDEKKFFEEIKALGEKYGVEVSARHLESGSISPMDGLLFRVLAGTVTAVEPGSIATPFLSPGTTDSSYLRQIGLKCYGLIPALLSSEEIDGIHGKNESMSVSQLKMGIEILFKSIIEYNHQVAK
- a CDS encoding MORN repeat protein → MLKRVFFSFVFIFCISPIHSFTPGKWSHTDRIILGFEKGGPTQELVKDSKGNLIYTAKYEYDPSGKLVKENYIGQDGKPDGFTKFVYKDGKILKEELYNKDGVNLESKNFGYNKAGVLSSIELVDQNGKNILTCTILSWGENGLVKEAQTEWADAKLTERFAIIKDPNKPGLFQQNIYNEDKQQAASTVLTFDSNGKLLSRMNVQGTIERMNRLIWDKDNRLQQFTYLIKQGDKWAVEKTHELVYGK